A single genomic interval of Deltaproteobacteria bacterium harbors:
- a CDS encoding helix-turn-helix transcriptional regulator, whose protein sequence is MARQPVKTLDDSRPDSGDITKFPDDPDIRVELAESFREEVDGQKLSGVAGRVRSRRGAPLHPSSVSRYLGGKIAPTLSVARRLAAAFNKPLGEVVAGVSARHRRRTEEWTRRLLYARPFRERTYAFIEQFSNVLGYCHFGLPTDPQRKHRRVTRPDQDRAEYVYFEVRLEKPLADVAPTNFILSFKLFDRPLIFCDYGAVRIERERIRGEEIWTRRSHVEPLRPTAQSFWVQTWIDGKAVDFVVRSSLPFTVGSMIWRELLPAGPLVIIPFHPGGVHRCGPSSGA, encoded by the coding sequence ATGGCTCGCCAGCCTGTGAAGACGCTCGACGACTCACGGCCTGATTCTGGTGACATCACGAAGTTCCCGGATGACCCGGACATCCGCGTGGAGCTTGCGGAAAGCTTCCGCGAGGAAGTGGATGGGCAGAAGCTCTCCGGGGTCGCGGGAAGGGTGCGATCCCGACGCGGCGCCCCGCTGCATCCCAGCTCTGTCTCACGGTACCTTGGCGGGAAGATCGCGCCCACGCTGAGTGTCGCCCGCCGCCTGGCGGCGGCCTTCAACAAGCCGCTGGGAGAGGTTGTAGCGGGTGTCAGCGCCAGGCACCGCCGCCGGACGGAGGAGTGGACGCGGCGGTTGCTGTACGCGAGACCGTTTCGAGAACGGACCTACGCTTTCATCGAGCAGTTCTCCAACGTGCTGGGATACTGCCACTTCGGCCTGCCGACGGACCCGCAGCGCAAACACCGCCGCGTGACCCGCCCGGATCAAGACCGGGCTGAGTACGTGTACTTCGAGGTGCGCTTGGAAAAGCCGCTGGCCGACGTTGCACCAACGAACTTCATCCTCTCGTTCAAGTTGTTCGATCGCCCCCTGATCTTCTGCGACTACGGCGCGGTCCGGATCGAGCGCGAACGGATTCGCGGCGAAGAGATCTGGACGCGCCGCTCACACGTCGAACCGCTGAGACCGACCGCGCAGAGCTTCTGGGTGCAGACGTGGATCGACGGGAAGGCAGTGGACTTCGTCGTGCGATCGAGCCTGCCGTTCACGGTGGGGTCGATGATCTGGCGGGAACTGCTGCCGGCTGGGCCGCTGGTGATCATCCCGTTTCATCCCGGAGGGGTGCACCGGTGCGGGCCGAGTTCGGGAGCATGA